In Terriglobus sp. TAA 43, a single window of DNA contains:
- a CDS encoding carbohydrate kinase family protein: protein MSNKRFDVAIAGEINLDLVLYGLPEVMPCERELLADNFAMTLGSSSAILAHNLSTLGISVTMATLVGSDPLGEIALQRLREAHVDLGGVRHTDVCSTGVTLMLPHGKERHTLTYPGTMAKMSLADLDLDYLSNAHHFHLSSLYLQTALRLDVPELFRRMKSAGLTTSLDTNDDPDDRWEDLLDTVLPLVDIFMPNEDEARRMTRTTSAEAAIEILGNIVPLVAVKCGSRGALVRSAGVVQEIAPVPVTPVDTVGAGDSFNTGFLFGYLRGMSPAAAARCGNICGALSTQRSGGTEAFRDKALLDSFLAAQGGLAQA, encoded by the coding sequence ATGAGCAATAAACGTTTCGATGTAGCTATCGCCGGCGAAATCAATCTCGACCTCGTGCTCTACGGCCTTCCAGAAGTGATGCCCTGCGAAAGGGAACTGCTTGCGGATAACTTCGCCATGACACTTGGCAGTTCGTCCGCCATCCTTGCGCACAATCTTTCCACGCTCGGCATCTCTGTCACTATGGCAACTCTCGTAGGCTCGGATCCGCTTGGCGAAATTGCTCTGCAACGCCTGCGTGAGGCACATGTTGATCTCGGTGGCGTTCGCCACACCGATGTCTGCAGTACCGGCGTAACGCTGATGCTGCCGCATGGTAAAGAGCGCCACACCCTCACCTATCCCGGCACCATGGCGAAGATGTCGCTGGCTGATCTCGATCTGGATTATCTGTCGAACGCACACCACTTCCATCTCTCGTCGCTGTATCTTCAGACCGCACTTCGTCTTGACGTGCCTGAACTCTTTCGTCGCATGAAGTCTGCAGGGCTGACGACCTCCCTTGATACAAATGACGATCCCGACGACCGCTGGGAAGATCTTCTGGATACCGTGCTTCCTCTCGTGGATATCTTTATGCCCAACGAAGATGAAGCTCGCCGTATGACGCGCACCACTTCAGCAGAAGCCGCGATTGAAATACTCGGAAACATCGTGCCACTCGTTGCAGTGAAGTGCGGGAGCCGTGGAGCACTCGTTCGCTCCGCTGGTGTCGTGCAGGAAATCGCACCAGTACCCGTTACGCCGGTCGATACTGTCGGCGCAGGCGATAGTTTCAACACAGGATTTCTCTTCGGCTATCTTCGCGGTATGTCACCTGCGGCTGCTGCGCGTTGCGGCAACATTTGCGGTGCTTTATCGACGCAGCGCTCCGGCGGCACCGAAGCCTTCCGTGACAAAGCGTTGCTCGATTCTTTCCTGGCCGCCCAGGGCGGTCTCGCACAGGCTTAA
- a CDS encoding SIS domain-containing protein yields the protein MSSGSNASSWSQSSTITELLQRAEQKDGLRDTLREILQQPETWRETVSRVKAALPHYTAVLDGLQAVLLTGSGSSEYAAECARTAFQRLFPITAQSIGSGALLTDSISVLPQSRPALMIHFARSGDSPESAGALKAMLHDDERIRQLAITCNAEGKLAKTAARDGRLKALTLDARTNDRSLVMTSSFTNMVLAAIGMASHADAEAYVSSAEKLATAAETILTTAFESFYTSSLQTCSRVFYLADPATFGAAREAALKMTEMTAGRVMTVAETYLGLRHGPMSAIHKDALIVCFLSAEPLVRAYEEDLIRELNAKELGAAKIFIGSSVPRELVHKEDIVIESEVFSQISVAFHSLLHVAAGQVLAFYRCLHEGLKPDAPSESGVINRVVQKFQLHGAAAEQS from the coding sequence TTGTCTTCCGGCAGCAACGCATCTTCGTGGTCGCAATCATCCACTATCACAGAGCTACTTCAGCGCGCAGAACAGAAAGACGGACTGCGCGACACGTTGCGAGAGATACTGCAACAGCCCGAAACATGGCGTGAGACTGTAAGCAGAGTGAAGGCTGCGCTACCGCATTACACGGCTGTTCTCGATGGGCTACAAGCTGTCCTTCTTACTGGCTCTGGCAGTTCCGAATACGCCGCGGAATGTGCCCGCACAGCCTTTCAACGATTGTTTCCGATCACCGCGCAATCCATCGGTTCAGGTGCCTTGCTGACGGATAGCATTTCCGTCCTGCCACAGTCACGACCAGCGTTGATGATCCACTTTGCGCGTTCCGGTGACAGCCCAGAGAGTGCTGGCGCGCTTAAGGCCATGCTGCATGACGATGAGCGAATTCGTCAGCTTGCAATCACGTGCAATGCTGAGGGGAAACTTGCAAAGACCGCAGCCCGCGATGGCCGTCTGAAGGCTCTTACGCTGGACGCACGCACCAATGACCGTAGCCTGGTTATGACCAGCAGCTTCACCAACATGGTGCTGGCAGCCATTGGTATGGCATCGCATGCCGACGCAGAAGCCTATGTATCCTCTGCGGAAAAGCTCGCCACTGCTGCGGAAACCATCCTCACCACAGCATTCGAAAGCTTCTATACGTCGTCACTGCAAACATGCTCTCGTGTCTTCTACCTCGCTGATCCAGCCACTTTCGGCGCAGCACGCGAAGCTGCTTTGAAAATGACAGAGATGACCGCGGGGCGCGTGATGACCGTGGCAGAAACGTATCTCGGCCTGCGCCACGGGCCCATGAGCGCTATTCACAAAGACGCATTGATCGTGTGCTTCCTATCGGCCGAGCCACTTGTTCGCGCGTACGAAGAAGACCTCATCAGAGAACTCAATGCGAAAGAACTGGGCGCGGCGAAAATCTTTATCGGTTCCAGTGTGCCGCGCGAACTGGTTCACAAGGAAGACATCGTGATTGAAAGCGAAGTCTTTTCGCAAATATCCGTCGCATTCCATTCATTGCTTCACGTCGCTGCAGGACAGGTGCTCGCGTTCTATCGCTGCTTGCACGAAGGGTTAAAGCCAGACGCACCTTCTGAAAGCGGCGTAATCAATCGCGTCGTGCAGAAGTTTCAGCTTCACGGCGCAGCAGCGGAGCAGTCTTAA
- a CDS encoding amidohydrolase family protein yields the protein MTEQDKFVALVSATAEVSLPLGEFQPKSALVTPDNTPLMPRFPVIDYHNHLDSMQPEDVLRIMDSCGVEHIINITMKVGDEAIAILDRYHSASPRFSSIGWMDWSGVERDDFVNVTADRLKRLVDHGIVGIKFWKDMGLTIRGKDGNLLRIDDERWIPIFEECEKLQLPVMFHTADPTAFFDPIDRFNERYEELAAHPDWGFSDSPVPKRALLEQRNRVIARHPGITFVGAHCAESSEDLGYLCEQMDALPNLMVDISARASELGRQPFRAREFFLKYADRILFGSDLLPETEMYRLYYRMLETADEYFPYPSHASRQGRWNIYGLSLPDDVLRKVYRENALKLLPKVS from the coding sequence ATGACGGAGCAGGACAAGTTTGTTGCATTGGTAAGTGCCACCGCGGAGGTTTCGCTCCCGCTGGGCGAGTTTCAGCCGAAGTCGGCACTTGTGACACCGGACAATACGCCTTTGATGCCGCGCTTTCCTGTGATCGATTATCACAATCACCTCGACTCCATGCAGCCTGAAGATGTGTTGCGCATCATGGATAGCTGCGGTGTGGAGCACATCATCAACATCACCATGAAGGTGGGCGATGAGGCCATTGCCATCCTTGATCGCTATCACTCTGCGTCACCTCGCTTCTCCAGCATTGGATGGATGGACTGGTCTGGTGTGGAGCGCGATGACTTCGTCAATGTCACGGCCGATCGTCTGAAGCGGCTTGTGGATCATGGGATTGTCGGCATCAAGTTCTGGAAAGACATGGGCCTTACCATCCGCGGCAAGGATGGCAATTTATTGCGCATTGATGATGAGCGCTGGATTCCCATCTTTGAAGAATGCGAAAAGCTGCAATTACCGGTTATGTTTCATACGGCTGACCCGACGGCATTTTTTGATCCGATTGATCGTTTCAATGAACGCTATGAGGAGTTGGCGGCGCACCCGGACTGGGGATTCAGCGATTCGCCGGTGCCGAAGCGTGCGTTGCTGGAGCAGCGCAATCGTGTGATTGCACGGCATCCCGGCATTACGTTTGTGGGCGCACACTGCGCGGAAAGCAGCGAGGATCTGGGCTATCTGTGCGAACAGATGGATGCCCTGCCGAACCTGATGGTGGACATCAGCGCGCGTGCTTCTGAGTTGGGGCGGCAGCCGTTCCGCGCTCGGGAGTTCTTCCTGAAGTATGCCGACCGCATCCTGTTTGGCAGCGATCTCCTGCCAGAGACAGAGATGTATCGGCTGTATTACCGCATGTTGGAAACAGCGGATGAGTACTTCCCCTATCCTTCGCATGCTTCACGACAGGGCCGATGGAATATCTATGGCCTGTCGTTGCCGGACGATGTTCTGCGCAAAGTGTATCGAGAGAACGCGCTGAAGCTGTTGCCGAAGGTGTCGTAA
- a CDS encoding diphosphate--fructose-6-phosphate 1-phosphotransferase — protein sequence MHTDGLMIVQGGGPTAVFNASLAGIVAEAQQLRFSSIYGARFGMKGLSCGDVINLTSLTPDALEGIRLSPGASLGTSRFKPSGEDLDRCIQVLQSHGIGHMIFLGGNGTMSGAQRFQEYCASRGLALQVMGAPKTIDNDINATDRCPGFGSAARYVAQSMVDLSMDLQSLPQPVSIMETLGRDVGWLAAASVLAKQHSDDAPHIVCIPEIPFVMDDFLQRVDATVKRIGWASAVVSEGTCYADGTPVFEQVPPSGGKIPLRPLIGGVAQHLAGLLAERLGLRCRNEKPGLIARSASPYVSLQDRADAELTGRECVRALAAGASGYMVSLCSVGSDPAFELIPLTEVAGQHRAIPKEWLRHDGLAVNDAFLEYARPIVGPLQRYPASLSGHPAQ from the coding sequence ATGCATACCGATGGTCTGATGATTGTGCAGGGCGGTGGGCCCACTGCTGTGTTTAACGCAAGCCTCGCAGGCATTGTTGCTGAAGCGCAGCAGCTTCGCTTCAGCAGCATCTACGGCGCGCGCTTTGGCATGAAGGGCCTTTCCTGTGGCGATGTGATCAACCTCACCTCGCTGACGCCAGACGCACTGGAAGGCATCCGTCTCAGCCCCGGCGCTTCACTCGGAACGTCGCGCTTCAAGCCCTCAGGGGAAGATCTCGATCGTTGCATCCAGGTGCTGCAATCGCACGGCATTGGCCACATGATCTTTCTGGGTGGCAACGGCACCATGAGCGGAGCGCAACGTTTCCAGGAGTACTGCGCTTCACGCGGCCTCGCTCTGCAGGTGATGGGTGCGCCAAAGACCATCGACAACGACATCAATGCAACCGATCGTTGTCCGGGCTTCGGCAGCGCCGCTCGTTACGTCGCGCAGTCCATGGTTGACCTTTCCATGGACCTGCAATCCCTGCCGCAGCCAGTCTCCATTATGGAGACGCTCGGGCGCGATGTTGGCTGGCTGGCCGCAGCTTCCGTGCTGGCAAAGCAGCATTCTGACGATGCACCACACATCGTTTGCATCCCGGAAATCCCCTTTGTGATGGACGATTTTCTGCAACGCGTAGACGCTACCGTGAAGCGCATCGGCTGGGCCTCTGCCGTCGTATCGGAGGGAACCTGTTATGCCGATGGCACGCCGGTCTTTGAACAGGTGCCGCCCTCCGGTGGCAAGATACCCTTGCGTCCTCTCATCGGTGGAGTTGCCCAGCATCTGGCCGGCTTGCTGGCAGAGCGTCTGGGCCTTCGCTGCCGCAATGAAAAGCCCGGTCTCATCGCTCGGTCCGCATCGCCGTATGTTTCCTTGCAGGATCGTGCTGATGCAGAACTCACCGGCCGCGAATGCGTTCGCGCTCTGGCCGCAGGAGCCAGCGGTTACATGGTTTCTTTGTGTTCCGTCGGTAGTGATCCAGCCTTTGAATTGATACCGCTTACAGAAGTAGCAGGCCAGCATCGCGCCATACCGAAGGAATGGCTGCGTCACGACGGCCTCGCCGTGAACGATGCATTCCTTGAATACGCACGTCCCATCGTCGGGCCGCTGCAACGATATCCTGCATCGCTCAGCGGCCATCCCGCGCAGTAA
- the rfbG gene encoding CDP-glucose 4,6-dehydratase has translation MTASSKWAGRRVFLTGHTGFKGGWLALWLTRLGANVRGYALDPYTNPSLLEAARIPSRVEDVRGDLRNGAQLEKAVTEFQPEVVFHLAAQPLVRASYVDPIGTYETNVIGTARLLDAVRRTPSVRAVVSVTTDKCYENKEWHWGYRETDPLGGYDPYSSSKACAEIVSAAYRQSYFPVEKWSEHRVAIATARAGNVIGGGDWSDNRLIPDLVRGFLKGEPVLIRRPHAIRPWQHVMEPLAGYIRLAEHLLQPDATRYATSYNFGPSDDDARPVSWIADHLAKTWSNDARWVLDQDAGVHEAGYLKLDSSRARAELGWRPRLHLADALDWTLDWFRAHAAGEDMQQYTLQQIEAYEAL, from the coding sequence GTGACAGCAAGCAGCAAGTGGGCAGGACGCCGTGTCTTTTTGACCGGCCACACTGGGTTCAAGGGCGGATGGCTTGCCCTTTGGCTTACTCGGCTAGGCGCAAATGTACGTGGCTATGCGCTGGATCCGTATACGAATCCCAGCCTGCTCGAAGCTGCGCGGATTCCTTCGCGTGTAGAAGACGTGCGCGGTGATCTTCGCAATGGTGCACAACTCGAAAAAGCCGTCACCGAGTTTCAACCGGAGGTGGTGTTTCATCTCGCCGCGCAACCGCTGGTGCGTGCCTCGTATGTCGATCCCATTGGCACTTATGAAACCAATGTGATTGGCACAGCGCGGTTGTTAGATGCAGTGCGTCGCACGCCTTCGGTGCGTGCTGTTGTCTCCGTGACGACAGACAAGTGCTACGAAAACAAGGAATGGCACTGGGGATATCGTGAAACCGATCCGCTCGGCGGCTATGATCCCTACTCCAGCTCGAAGGCGTGTGCGGAGATTGTGTCCGCCGCATATCGCCAGTCGTATTTTCCGGTAGAGAAGTGGAGTGAACATCGCGTTGCCATAGCAACGGCACGTGCGGGTAATGTTATCGGCGGTGGTGACTGGTCAGATAATCGTCTCATCCCGGACTTGGTGCGAGGCTTCCTCAAAGGCGAGCCTGTGCTCATCCGCCGTCCTCATGCCATTCGCCCCTGGCAGCACGTGATGGAGCCTTTGGCGGGATACATCCGTCTTGCCGAACATCTGCTGCAGCCGGATGCTACCCGATACGCTACCTCGTATAACTTCGGTCCTAGTGACGATGATGCACGTCCCGTATCGTGGATTGCAGATCATCTTGCAAAGACGTGGTCCAACGATGCCAGGTGGGTGTTGGACCAAGATGCTGGTGTGCACGAAGCGGGTTATCTCAAACTTGATTCCAGCCGTGCGCGTGCCGAACTCGGTTGGCGTCCACGTCTGCATCTTGCTGATGCATTGGATTGGACGCTCGACTGGTTCCGTGCCCATGCGGCAGGTGAGGACATGCAGCAGTACACGCTTCAGCAGATCGAAGCATACGAAGCTCTGTAA